CGGAGAACCTCGGCATCCCCGGCGGCCGCAACGTCGGCATCGAGGCCTTCGGCCCGGGCGGCCGGGACGTCGACATCCTGCTCTTCCTGGACGACGACGGCCTGCTCGCCCGCACCGACACCGCCGAGCTGTGCCGGCGGGCGTTCGCCGCCGACCCGGAACTCGGCATCGTCAGCTTCCGCATCGCGGACCCCGAGACCGGCGTCACCCAGCGCCGTCACGTGCCGCGGCTGCGGGCGTCGGACCCGATGCGCTCCTCGCGGGTGACCACCTTCCTCGGCGGCGCCAACGCCGTCCGCACGAAGGTGTTCGCCGAGGTCGGCGGGCTGCCCGACGAGTTCTTCTACGCCCACGAGGAGACCGATCTGGCCTGGCGGGCGCTGAACGCCGGCTGGATGATCGACTACCGCGCCGACATGGTGCTGTACCACCCCACGACGGCGCCCTCCCGGCAC
The DNA window shown above is from Streptomyces sp. NBC_00670 and carries:
- a CDS encoding glycosyltransferase family 2 protein gives rise to the protein MGNRPDELRALLDSVAKQDGDPVAAVVVGNGSPVPEVPDGVRTVELPENLGIPGGRNVGIEAFGPGGRDVDILLFLDDDGLLARTDTAELCRRAFAADPELGIVSFRIADPETGVTQRRHVPRLRASDPMRSSRVTTFLGGANAVRTKVFAEVGGLPDEFFYAHEETDLAWRALNAGWMIDYRADMVLYHPTTAPSRHAVYHRMVARNRVWLARRNLPALLVPVYLGVWLLLTLARRPSGAALKAWFGGFREGWASPCGPRRPMKWRTVWRLTRLGRPPVI